Proteins from one Loktanella sp. M215 genomic window:
- a CDS encoding SIMPL domain-containing protein — MRPQIPAALLLCALAAPVAAQEATTDAALTVSGTGEVAVAPDMARISLGVLAQADTAADAVRAMSADMEKVMASLTAAGISADDVQTSGLRVDVQQTYDEATQSSRVTGYTAVTDVNVNVMDLSTLGQTLDAVVQEGANQMNGLTFDLKDRKPALDEARRAAVADAMDKAQLYAQAAAVTLGPITMLTEGGNTGGAPQPMMRMAMDSVEKVPVAAGQITINADVTITYGLTD, encoded by the coding sequence ATGAGACCCCAGATACCAGCAGCCCTGCTTCTATGCGCCCTTGCGGCCCCTGTTGCGGCACAGGAAGCGACCACTGACGCCGCATTGACCGTCAGCGGGACCGGCGAAGTCGCCGTTGCCCCGGACATGGCCCGCATCTCTCTGGGCGTGCTGGCGCAGGCCGATACGGCTGCGGACGCCGTGCGCGCGATGAGCGCCGACATGGAAAAGGTGATGGCCAGCCTGACGGCTGCGGGTATCAGCGCCGACGACGTTCAGACCAGTGGCCTGCGGGTCGATGTGCAGCAAACCTACGACGAGGCGACCCAGTCGTCGCGTGTGACGGGCTATACCGCCGTCACTGACGTCAATGTGAACGTGATGGATCTGTCGACGCTGGGTCAGACCCTTGATGCGGTCGTGCAGGAAGGCGCCAACCAGATGAACGGCCTGACCTTCGATCTGAAGGATCGCAAGCCCGCGCTGGACGAGGCCCGCCGCGCGGCGGTGGCCGACGCGATGGACAAGGCGCAGCTTTACGCGCAGGCCGCCGCCGTGACACTGGGTCCGATCACGATGCTGACCGAAGGCGGCAACACCGGCGGCGCGCCGCAGCCGATGATGCGCATGGCGATGGACAGCGTCGAAAAGGTGCCGGTCGCGGCCGGTCAGATCACGATCAATGCAGATGTGACCATCACCTACGGCCTGACCGACTGA
- a CDS encoding monovalent cation:proton antiporter-2 (CPA2) family protein, producing the protein METFLLQATIYLGAAVIAVPFAARLGLGSVLGYLAAGIVIGPLTGLVGTEAKDIQHFAEFGVVMMLFLIGLELEPRALWDMRDRLIGLGGLQIVLTTAIVTGAGMALGYTLQTSLAIGLIMALSSTAIVLQTLSEKGLMQTSGGRSIFSVLLTQDIAVIPMLALLPLLAVAGNRLTIAPDGSLQRTSLDDGHTALSLVDGLPGWGVTLVTIGAVAAVVLAGVYLTRPVFRYIHQAKLREMYTALALLMVVAIAVLMGMVGLSPALGTFLAGVVLANSEFRHELESDLEPFKGLLLGLFFITVGAGINFALLAAQPVRVASYVVGIIIIKGAVLFALSLLFKMKGKDRWLFTLGLAQAGEFGFVLISFSSQQGVLPGSLSEMLLLVIALTMLITPLLFIGFDWLTHRMDEAEDHEHDEVDEQGAVIIAGIGRFGQMANRLIQSAGFSTVVIDNDLSAVQMMRRFGYRGFFGDPTRPDLLAAAGIDDARVMMVALDDKDTATRLVAYVRKVRPDIHIIARARDRVHVYELYAAGADDIVREMFDSSLRAGRYALENLGLTDFEAAEAETMFYHSDRDMVRELAELWKPGVAVADNPAYVARARQLDNDLETALASRVQNREEEEKERLLPRRPGDTSNNSR; encoded by the coding sequence ATGGAAACCTTTCTGCTGCAAGCCACGATCTATCTGGGCGCCGCTGTCATCGCGGTGCCCTTTGCTGCGCGTCTGGGACTGGGGTCGGTGCTGGGCTATCTTGCGGCCGGCATCGTCATCGGCCCGCTGACCGGTCTGGTCGGGACAGAGGCAAAGGACATCCAGCATTTCGCGGAATTCGGTGTCGTGATGATGCTGTTCCTGATCGGGCTGGAGCTGGAGCCGCGCGCCCTGTGGGACATGCGTGACCGGCTGATCGGGCTTGGCGGGCTGCAGATCGTGCTGACCACCGCCATCGTGACCGGTGCGGGCATGGCGTTGGGCTACACGCTGCAGACCTCGCTGGCGATCGGTCTGATCATGGCCCTGTCGTCCACCGCCATCGTGTTGCAGACCCTATCGGAAAAGGGGTTGATGCAGACCAGCGGCGGGCGATCCATCTTCTCGGTCCTGCTGACGCAGGATATCGCGGTCATTCCGATGCTGGCCCTGTTGCCGCTGCTTGCCGTTGCCGGCAACCGCCTGACCATCGCCCCGGACGGATCCTTGCAGCGCACGAGCCTCGACGACGGCCATACCGCCCTGTCGCTGGTCGACGGGTTGCCCGGCTGGGGCGTCACGCTGGTCACCATCGGGGCCGTTGCCGCCGTGGTTCTGGCGGGCGTCTACCTGACACGACCGGTATTCCGCTATATCCATCAGGCCAAGCTGCGGGAAATGTACACCGCCCTTGCCCTGCTGATGGTGGTCGCGATTGCCGTGCTGATGGGGATGGTCGGCCTGTCGCCCGCGCTTGGCACGTTCCTTGCAGGCGTCGTACTGGCGAACTCCGAATTCCGGCACGAGCTGGAAAGCGACCTCGAACCCTTCAAGGGCCTGTTGCTGGGCCTCTTCTTCATCACGGTGGGCGCCGGGATCAACTTTGCCCTGCTGGCCGCCCAGCCGGTGCGGGTGGCGTCCTATGTCGTCGGCATCATCATCATCAAGGGTGCGGTGCTCTTCGCCCTGTCGCTCCTCTTCAAGATGAAGGGCAAGGACCGCTGGCTCTTTACCCTCGGCCTCGCGCAGGCCGGCGAATTCGGCTTCGTGCTGATCTCGTTTTCGTCACAGCAAGGCGTGCTGCCGGGCAGCCTGTCAGAGATGCTGCTGCTGGTGATTGCGCTGACCATGCTGATCACGCCCTTGCTGTTCATCGGCTTCGACTGGCTGACCCACCGCATGGACGAGGCGGAGGATCACGAACACGACGAGGTCGACGAACAGGGCGCCGTCATCATCGCAGGCATCGGCCGCTTCGGCCAGATGGCCAACCGCCTGATCCAGTCGGCGGGCTTTTCCACCGTCGTCATCGACAACGACCTGTCCGCCGTGCAGATGATGCGCCGCTTCGGCTATCGCGGCTTCTTTGGCGATCCCACCCGGCCCGACCTGCTGGCCGCCGCGGGCATCGACGATGCGCGCGTCATGATGGTGGCCCTCGACGACAAAGACACCGCCACGCGGCTCGTGGCTTACGTGCGCAAGGTGCGCCCGGACATCCACATCATCGCCCGCGCCCGCGACCGGGTGCATGTCTACGAACTCTACGCCGCCGGCGCCGACGACATTGTCCGCGAGATGTTCGACAGCTCGCTCCGCGCCGGCCGCTATGCCCTGGAAAATCTCGGGCTGACCGATTTCGAGGCGGCAGAGGCCGAGACCATGTTCTACCACTCCGACCGCGACATGGTGCGCGAACTGGCCGAGCTGTGGAAGCCCGGCGTCGCCGTGGCCGACAACCCGGCCTATGTCGCCCGCGCGCGACAATTGGACAACGACCTTGAAACCGCCCTCGCATCGCGCGTCCAGAACCGCGAGGAGGAGGAGAAGGAACGCCTGCTACCCCGCCGCCCCGGCGATACCTCGAACAACAGCCGCTAG
- the cobT gene encoding nicotinate-nucleotide--dimethylbenzimidazole phosphoribosyltransferase, translating into MTAPFTSLPTFRETLAAAAGPDGAAGAAAAARNGQLTKPQGSLGRLEDLAVWIAGWQGSDRPRITAPQIVIFAGNHGVCAQGISAFPAEVTAQMVGNFQAGGAAINQLAQTCGARLDVVPLDLDRPTQDFTQGPAMTEAEVVSALTAGWDAVQPDTDLLVVGEMGIGNTTAAAAMALALFGGEAADWTGRGTGVDDAGLARKTDAVTRGVALHGEATDPLEVLRCLGGREIAAMAGAMARARVDGIPVILDGFICCAAAAVLAQAVPGSLDHSVAGHQSAEAAHARLLTALDKAPLLSLGLRLGEGSGAALAIGIVQAAVNCQSGMMTFAEAAVSAG; encoded by the coding sequence ATGACCGCGCCTTTTACCAGCCTGCCCACATTTCGTGAGACTTTGGCGGCGGCCGCCGGACCGGACGGCGCGGCAGGTGCCGCGGCTGCCGCGCGCAACGGCCAGTTGACGAAGCCGCAGGGCTCGCTTGGGCGGCTGGAGGATCTGGCGGTCTGGATCGCGGGCTGGCAAGGGTCGGACCGGCCCCGCATCACCGCGCCACAGATCGTCATCTTTGCGGGCAATCACGGGGTCTGCGCGCAGGGGATTTCGGCATTTCCGGCCGAGGTGACGGCGCAGATGGTCGGCAACTTTCAGGCGGGGGGCGCGGCCATCAACCAGCTGGCACAGACCTGCGGCGCGCGGCTGGACGTGGTGCCGCTGGATCTGGACCGGCCGACGCAGGATTTCACGCAAGGGCCTGCGATGACCGAGGCCGAGGTCGTGTCCGCCCTGACTGCCGGCTGGGATGCGGTCCAGCCCGACACCGACCTGCTGGTGGTGGGCGAAATGGGGATCGGCAACACGACGGCGGCGGCGGCCATGGCGCTGGCCCTGTTCGGCGGAGAGGCCGCCGACTGGACCGGGCGCGGCACCGGCGTCGACGATGCGGGGCTGGCGCGCAAGACGGATGCGGTGACGCGCGGCGTGGCGCTGCATGGGGAAGCGACGGATCCGCTGGAGGTCCTGCGCTGTCTCGGCGGGCGCGAGATCGCGGCGATGGCCGGGGCCATGGCACGGGCGCGGGTCGACGGCATTCCGGTGATCCTTGACGGGTTCATTTGCTGTGCCGCCGCCGCCGTGCTGGCGCAGGCCGTGCCGGGGTCGCTGGATCATTCGGTGGCCGGTCACCAGAGCGCCGAGGCCGCCCACGCACGGTTGCTGACGGCACTGGACAAGGCGCCGCTGCTGTCGCTGGGTCTGCGTCTTGGCGAAGGATCGGGGGCCGCACTGGCGATCGGCATCGTGCAGGCCGCAGTCAATTGCCAGTCCGGCATGATGACCTTTGCCGAGGCGGCGGTCAGCGCGGGCTAG